The following are from one region of the Phormidium sp. PBR-2020 genome:
- the cbiT gene encoding precorrin-6Y C5,15-methyltransferase subunit CbiT, with amino-acid sequence MSPESTSLWPYVTPGIADELFERLPGIPLSKREVRLILLSQLRLTHDAVLWDIGAGTGTIAVESGLLCRQGKIIAIERDEEVAQLIRRNCDRFGVENVQVVEGSAPDCLKNLSPPPTHACIEGGRAVTDILQTVWQVLKPGGRLVATAGNLESLYQISQTFAELPARHIEVVQSAVNRLETRGTHQVLAAVSPIFILSGEKIAR; translated from the coding sequence ATGTCCCCTGAATCTACCTCCCTTTGGCCCTACGTTACCCCCGGCATTGCCGATGAGTTATTTGAGCGGCTTCCCGGCATCCCCCTGAGTAAACGGGAGGTGCGTCTGATTTTGCTCTCACAACTGCGCTTAACCCACGATGCTGTTCTCTGGGATATTGGGGCAGGGACAGGAACCATTGCCGTCGAGAGTGGTTTACTGTGTCGGCAGGGCAAAATTATTGCCATCGAGCGGGATGAAGAGGTGGCGCAGCTAATTCGCCGCAACTGCGATCGCTTTGGTGTGGAGAATGTCCAGGTGGTCGAAGGAAGCGCCCCCGACTGTCTCAAGAACCTCTCCCCGCCGCCAACTCATGCCTGTATTGAAGGGGGGCGAGCGGTGACAGACATCTTGCAGACGGTATGGCAGGTGCTAAAACCGGGAGGACGATTAGTTGCCACGGCCGGGAATCTGGAGAGCCTTTATCAGATTTCCCAAACCTTTGCCGAATTACCCGCGCGTCATATTGAAGTCGTCCAGTCAGCGGTGAATCGTCTGGAAACACGGGGGACACATCAAGTTCTGGCAGCCGTTAGCCCCATTTTTATTCTCAGTGGTGAGAAAATTGCCCGGTAG
- the ychF gene encoding redox-regulated ATPase YchF, with product MLRAGIVGLPNVGKSTLFNALVANAKAQAANFPFCTIEPNVGVVAVPDERLGKLARLSESEQIVPTRMEFVDIAGLVAGASQGEGLGNQFLANIREVDAIVHVVRCFENDDIIHVSGSIDPVRDIEVINLELGLADLSQLERRMDRTRKQARKDKEAAFELTVLEKLAEALNGGKSARSVSLTQEEEAAIQALNLLTRKPIIYATNVSEEDLAEGNAWVEQVREVAAQEQAQVVVVSAQVEAELIELPEEERQDFLESLGVSEGGLTSLIRASYDLLGLRTYLTTGPKETRAWTIRAGMTAPQAAGVIHTDFERGFIRAETIGCEELLALGSMTAAKEAGKIRSEGKDYLVQEGDVLLFRFNV from the coding sequence ATGCTCAGAGCCGGAATTGTCGGACTTCCCAACGTGGGAAAATCGACGTTGTTTAATGCCCTGGTTGCCAATGCCAAAGCCCAAGCAGCCAATTTTCCCTTTTGTACCATTGAACCCAATGTGGGGGTGGTGGCGGTTCCCGATGAACGTCTGGGCAAGTTGGCGAGGCTGTCTGAGTCTGAGCAAATTGTCCCGACTCGCATGGAGTTCGTAGATATTGCTGGCTTGGTGGCCGGTGCGAGTCAGGGGGAAGGCCTGGGAAATCAGTTCTTGGCCAATATCCGGGAAGTGGATGCGATTGTGCATGTGGTGCGGTGTTTCGAGAATGACGATATTATCCATGTCTCTGGCTCCATCGACCCAGTGCGCGATATTGAGGTGATTAACCTAGAGTTAGGGTTGGCGGATTTGTCGCAACTGGAACGCCGTATGGATCGTACCCGCAAACAGGCTCGTAAGGACAAGGAGGCGGCGTTTGAGTTGACGGTGTTAGAGAAACTGGCTGAGGCACTCAATGGGGGTAAATCTGCCCGTAGTGTCTCCCTGACACAGGAGGAAGAGGCGGCGATTCAAGCTCTCAATCTCCTCACCCGCAAGCCGATTATTTACGCCACCAATGTCTCGGAAGAGGATTTGGCGGAGGGGAACGCCTGGGTCGAACAAGTCCGGGAGGTGGCCGCCCAGGAGCAAGCTCAGGTGGTGGTGGTGTCAGCTCAGGTTGAGGCGGAGTTGATTGAGCTTCCTGAGGAAGAACGTCAGGATTTCTTGGAGTCTCTCGGGGTGAGTGAGGGCGGCCTAACGTCTCTGATTCGTGCTAGCTATGATTTGTTGGGCTTGCGGACCTATCTCACCACTGGCCCCAAGGAAACTCGCGCCTGGACGATTCGCGCGGGCATGACGGCCCCCCAAGCGGCGGGGGTGATTCATACGGACTTTGAACGAGGTTTTATTCGCGCTGAGACAATTGGCTGTGAGGAGTTGTTGGCGTTGGGTTCGATGACGGCGGCTAAGGAGGCGGGGAAAATCCGCAGTGAGGGGAAGGATTATCTGGTTCAGGAGGGGGATGTGTTGTTGTTCCGGTTTAATGTTTAG
- a CDS encoding phage holin family protein, translated as MDLIITWLIMSASFFILSKLPLGVDVDTLGTALISAAVFGVLNAVIKPVFVVLGFPVVVLTLGLFMVVINAAIFGLAAWLVRGFHLRWGIWSALLGSIALGLINSILTHFLTA; from the coding sequence ATGGATTTAATTATCACCTGGCTCATTATGTCCGCTAGCTTTTTTATTCTCTCTAAACTGCCCCTGGGGGTCGATGTTGATACCCTGGGAACGGCGTTGATTTCGGCGGCGGTCTTTGGTGTCCTCAATGCGGTTATTAAACCGGTTTTTGTGGTTTTGGGATTTCCGGTAGTTGTGCTTACGCTGGGGCTGTTTATGGTCGTGATCAATGCGGCTATTTTTGGATTGGCTGCCTGGCTTGTGCGCGGGTTCCACTTACGCTGGGGAATTTGGAGTGCTTTACTTGGCTCAATTGCCCTGGGCTTAATCAACTCGATCTTAACTCATTTTCTAACGGCTTAG
- a CDS encoding inorganic diphosphatase: MDLSRIPAQPKPGLVNVLIEIAGGSKNKYEFDKDLGCFALDRVLFSSVHYPFDYGFIPNTLADDGDPLDGMVMMDEPTFPGCVITARPLGMLEMIDGGDRDEKLLCVPAEDPRYAEYTSLENVEKHRLDEIAEFFRTYKNLEKKETQILGWKDLDAVKPLIEECVKAYG; the protein is encoded by the coding sequence GTGGATTTATCGCGTATTCCTGCTCAACCCAAACCGGGCCTCGTCAATGTCTTGATTGAAATCGCCGGCGGAAGTAAGAACAAGTATGAGTTTGATAAGGACTTAGGCTGTTTTGCGCTCGATCGCGTCTTGTTTTCCTCGGTCCATTATCCCTTTGACTATGGGTTTATCCCCAATACCCTCGCTGATGATGGAGATCCCCTCGATGGGATGGTGATGATGGATGAACCGACGTTCCCTGGCTGTGTGATTACGGCTCGGCCTCTGGGAATGCTAGAAATGATTGATGGGGGCGATCGCGATGAAAAACTTCTCTGTGTTCCCGCTGAAGATCCTCGCTATGCGGAATACACCTCTCTGGAGAACGTGGAAAAACACCGCCTCGATGAGATTGCTGAGTTCTTCCGCACCTACAAGAACCTAGAGAAGAAAGAGACGCAAATTCTAGGCTGGAAAGATTTGGATGCGGTCAAGCCTTTAATCGAGGAATGCGTGAAGGCTTACGGTTAA
- a CDS encoding aspartate 1-decarboxylase — protein MQRSLLYAKLHNCTLTGSNLDYMGSISIDRALLDEVGIVPYEQVQIVNVNNGERLMSYVICAPPQSGLIELNGAAARLGMKGDRLIIMAYAQFSAEDLKEHQPKVVILGQGNRIEAVHHYPHPLAPIEQQTAEAQLV, from the coding sequence ATGCAGCGATCGCTCCTGTACGCCAAACTCCATAATTGCACCCTGACGGGATCTAATCTTGATTATATGGGGAGCATTAGCATTGATCGCGCTCTCCTCGATGAAGTGGGGATTGTTCCCTATGAACAGGTGCAGATTGTCAATGTCAATAATGGTGAACGGTTGATGAGTTATGTCATCTGCGCTCCACCCCAGTCCGGCTTGATTGAACTCAACGGCGCGGCGGCCCGTTTGGGAATGAAGGGCGATCGCCTGATTATTATGGCCTATGCTCAGTTTTCGGCGGAAGATCTCAAAGAGCATCAGCCCAAAGTGGTGATTCTGGGCCAGGGAAACCGCATTGAGGCGGTGCATCATTACCCCCATCCCCTGGCCCCTATCGAACAGCAAACGGCTGAGGCACAATTAGTGTGA
- a CDS encoding thiamine-phosphate kinase yields MQISDLGERELLKRLQQFCPRDIIGDDGAVLAVPPSQSLVVTTDTLVNGVHFSPQTTSAEDVGWRAVAANLSDLAAMGATPLGITVSLALPPETELAWLEELYQGMAACLKPFATPLVGGDVCRASEISLSITAFGSVTSAIYRHQARVGDAIVVSGVHGASRAGLELLLNDLQWGDLDPQIRENLISAHQRPRPRLDLLEPLQRLGIGRIAGMDSSDGLGDAVMQLAHESGVKAQLWGDRLPSPPGLSAMVPPELAQDWVLWGGEDFELVLCLAPEDAKRLVDEVSGLAIIGEMVEGLGAELQWGDRIEILAIQSGFRHF; encoded by the coding sequence ATGCAAATTTCAGACTTAGGGGAACGGGAGCTGTTGAAACGATTACAGCAGTTTTGTCCCCGAGATATTATTGGGGATGATGGGGCAGTGCTAGCGGTTCCACCGTCTCAGTCTCTGGTGGTGACGACAGATACCCTTGTCAATGGGGTTCACTTTAGCCCGCAAACGACGTCAGCGGAGGATGTGGGCTGGCGGGCGGTGGCGGCCAACCTCTCGGATTTGGCGGCGATGGGGGCGACTCCTTTGGGAATTACGGTCAGTTTGGCCCTTCCTCCAGAGACGGAGTTGGCCTGGTTGGAAGAGTTATATCAGGGAATGGCTGCTTGTCTGAAGCCTTTTGCGACGCCTTTGGTGGGAGGTGATGTCTGTCGCGCTTCGGAGATTAGTCTCAGTATTACCGCCTTCGGTTCCGTCACTTCGGCCATCTATCGTCATCAGGCTCGGGTGGGAGATGCGATCGTGGTCAGTGGGGTGCATGGTGCGTCAAGGGCAGGGTTGGAATTACTGCTCAACGACCTGCAATGGGGCGATTTAGACCCACAAATTCGTGAAAATTTGATTTCTGCCCATCAGCGCCCCCGACCCCGTTTAGACCTATTAGAGCCGCTGCAACGCTTGGGGATTGGGCGCATCGCCGGGATGGATAGTTCTGATGGGTTGGGGGATGCGGTGATGCAACTGGCTCATGAGAGTGGGGTGAAGGCTCAACTCTGGGGCGATCGCCTCCCCAGTCCCCCCGGCTTATCGGCGATGGTTCCTCCAGAGTTGGCTCAAGATTGGGTGTTATGGGGCGGAGAGGATTTTGAGTTGGTGTTATGTTTAGCCCCTGAGGATGCGAAACGCTTGGTGGATGAGGTTTCAGGGCTAGCGATTATTGGTGAGATGGTGGAAGGATTAGGTGCAGAATTGCAATGGGGCGATCGCATCGAAATTTTGGCCATACAATCAGGCTTTCGTCATTTTTAA
- a CDS encoding HAMP domain-containing histidine kinase: MMGNPTGSRSHEIAPQDWSELQQQMQQWKRKQAVNAAIVNISGRQRMLSQRIAMLSLRWSCSQDVQERANFRQEIAEMVDVMELSHEGLLRGNAELHLPGNPSETVREMYFEPPWEIDRQVREYLAQLRELLETDDSEITPEQENLQAILEAASISLLPALDAVVNQYQRENEAEQAAINRSQIRLYYQSCQAAEQAQKQAQELEAALSDLHEIQSKLLQTEKMSSLGQLVAGVAHEINNPINFISGNITHASAYVSDLLDLLRLYQETYPQPSDPIQHLADTIDLEFVQEDIVKLLASMKTGSDRIRQIVTSLKTFARMDEADYKRVDIHEGIESSLLILQHRFHGSAKRPPIQLKRDYGQLPAIDCYAGQLNQVFLNILNNAIDALDERDRHRTPDEMQANPSFIQIKTDILGGTWAQICIRDNGIGIPETHRSRIFDPFFTTKPVGQGTGLGMSVSYQIIAELHGGKLDCISKLGQGTEFIIEIPMQTIASPLSSPVAKVP; this comes from the coding sequence ATGATGGGGAACCCTACGGGTAGTCGTTCACATGAGATAGCGCCTCAAGATTGGAGCGAACTACAACAGCAAATGCAGCAATGGAAAAGGAAACAGGCCGTCAATGCAGCCATTGTGAACATCAGCGGTCGACAGCGGATGTTATCACAGCGGATCGCCATGCTATCCTTGCGTTGGTCCTGTAGCCAAGATGTCCAGGAACGGGCAAACTTCCGCCAAGAAATTGCCGAAATGGTGGACGTGATGGAACTCTCTCATGAGGGGTTATTGAGGGGGAATGCTGAGCTTCATTTGCCAGGAAATCCCTCGGAGACCGTGCGAGAAATGTATTTTGAGCCGCCCTGGGAAATTGACCGTCAGGTTCGTGAGTATTTAGCGCAACTGCGAGAGTTACTAGAAACAGACGACTCAGAGATTACACCCGAACAAGAAAATCTACAGGCAATCCTAGAGGCAGCCTCAATCAGCTTATTACCTGCTTTAGATGCAGTGGTGAACCAATATCAACGGGAAAATGAAGCTGAGCAAGCTGCTATTAACCGCAGCCAAATTCGACTCTATTATCAGAGTTGTCAAGCCGCAGAACAGGCGCAAAAACAAGCCCAAGAACTCGAAGCCGCGTTAAGCGATCTCCATGAGATTCAGTCGAAGTTGCTGCAAACGGAAAAAATGTCGAGTTTAGGGCAGTTGGTGGCCGGAGTTGCCCATGAAATTAATAATCCCATCAACTTTATTTCCGGTAATATCACCCATGCTTCTGCCTATGTCTCGGACTTGTTGGACTTGTTACGTCTATATCAAGAGACCTATCCTCAGCCGAGCGACCCGATTCAACACCTCGCCGACACCATTGACTTAGAATTTGTGCAAGAGGATATCGTCAAGCTTTTGGCATCAATGAAAACGGGGAGCGATCGCATTCGGCAGATTGTCACCTCCCTAAAGACCTTTGCCCGTATGGATGAAGCGGATTATAAACGGGTTGACATCCACGAAGGAATTGAGAGTTCCCTGTTGATTTTGCAACATCGTTTTCACGGCAGCGCCAAGCGCCCCCCCATCCAACTGAAACGAGACTATGGGCAACTTCCGGCGATAGACTGTTACGCCGGACAACTCAATCAAGTCTTTCTCAATATCCTCAATAATGCCATTGATGCTCTCGATGAGCGCGATCGCCACCGCACTCCTGACGAGATGCAGGCTAACCCCAGTTTTATTCAGATTAAGACTGACATCCTTGGGGGAACCTGGGCGCAAATCTGCATCCGGGATAATGGCATTGGCATTCCAGAAACGCACCGTTCGCGCATCTTCGATCCCTTTTTTACCACGAAACCCGTGGGCCAAGGAACCGGACTGGGGATGTCCGTCAGCTATCAGATTATTGCCGAACTCCATGGGGGGAAACTCGACTGCATCTCCAAACTCGGACAGGGGACAGAATTTATCATCGAGATTCCCATGCAAACCATCGCCAGCCCCCTATCCTCCCCCGTCGCCAAGGTTCCCTAG
- a CDS encoding branched-chain amino acid aminotransferase, producing the protein MAAQTYPIEIKPVSESRLRGLDINNVPFGRLFSDHMLLATYDDGTWNPATILPYGKLEMSPSISALHYGQAVFEGMKAYKGPAGEALLFRPQANFERINRSAARLCMPPIPEEIFLDGLRELIRLDADWIPTRPGSALYIRPIYFATDESIGLRPSQQYSLAIICCPVGAYYAEPVKLTVTREYVRAFPGGTGAAKAAGNYAASLLADRQAKQQGYDNVLWLDGVDQTYIEECGTMNVFFVIDGVVVTPPLGGTILPGITRDSIITLLKEQGVPVEERRIALTEILAAHKQGRLQEAFGAGTAATIAQIETIAIDGVELNLEVTEDKQYGARLLKHLDGIKTGKREDTHGWMMQV; encoded by the coding sequence ATGGCAGCGCAAACCTATCCCATCGAGATCAAACCCGTGTCAGAATCCCGACTTCGGGGACTGGATATCAATAACGTTCCCTTCGGTCGCCTGTTTAGTGACCATATGTTGCTGGCGACCTATGATGACGGAACCTGGAACCCTGCGACCATTTTGCCCTATGGCAAGTTAGAGATGTCCCCGTCCATTTCCGCCCTGCATTATGGACAAGCGGTGTTTGAAGGGATGAAAGCCTATAAGGGCCCCGCTGGGGAAGCGTTGCTCTTTCGCCCCCAAGCCAATTTTGAGCGCATTAACCGTTCCGCTGCGCGACTCTGTATGCCCCCCATCCCCGAGGAAATTTTCTTGGATGGCCTGAGGGAGTTAATCCGTCTCGATGCGGATTGGATTCCCACCCGCCCCGGAAGTGCGCTCTATATTCGCCCCATCTATTTTGCCACCGATGAGTCGATTGGGTTGCGGCCCTCTCAACAGTACAGCCTGGCGATTATCTGTTGTCCGGTGGGGGCCTATTATGCTGAACCGGTGAAACTGACGGTGACGCGGGAGTACGTGCGGGCCTTTCCGGGGGGAACCGGGGCGGCGAAAGCGGCGGGGAACTATGCCGCGAGTCTGTTAGCCGATCGCCAGGCCAAGCAACAGGGCTATGACAATGTCTTGTGGCTCGATGGGGTGGATCAAACCTATATTGAAGAGTGCGGCACGATGAATGTCTTTTTTGTCATCGATGGGGTTGTGGTGACGCCGCCGCTGGGGGGAACGATTTTACCGGGGATTACCCGCGATAGCATTATTACATTGCTCAAGGAACAGGGGGTTCCTGTCGAAGAACGGCGGATTGCCTTAACTGAGATTTTGGCGGCCCATAAACAAGGGCGTTTACAGGAAGCCTTTGGGGCGGGAACGGCGGCCACCATTGCCCAGATTGAAACCATCGCCATTGATGGGGTGGAGTTGAATCTGGAGGTGACGGAGGATAAGCAATATGGGGCGCGGTTACTGAAACATCTCGATGGGATTAAGACGGGGAAACGGGAGGATACTCACGGTTGGATGATGCAAGTGTAG
- a CDS encoding EI24 domain-containing protein, translating into MTDKSRDNWFYRLLDLPVGVVAGALYPLKAIAILAQNSKLWGYIAFPILLNLIIGVGLYIGLLRPGLAEIQGLTAALDAQITAWIANLPQWLGWLSWLGELLGGLLQGILVVGLFLATGLLLVQFGAILGSPWYGQLSEELEKLKTGKVTTYEQGLLVIFKDIWRALAFEVKKLILALGLGILLFLANWVPGLGTLVAGLGGVAIAALIVCLDFLDAPLERRRLRFRDKLKIALGGLPATATFSLVSLFLVSIPFVNLLAVPVCVAAGTLLFCDRIYPRRFADQEEDTPSGEELEAAQSKAKGRGGTTESQRTQR; encoded by the coding sequence ATGACAGATAAATCCCGCGACAATTGGTTTTATCGGCTGCTGGATTTGCCGGTTGGTGTTGTTGCGGGGGCGTTGTATCCCCTCAAGGCGATCGCCATCCTGGCCCAAAACAGCAAACTCTGGGGCTATATTGCCTTCCCTATCCTGTTAAATCTCATCATTGGGGTGGGACTTTATATTGGCTTGTTGCGCCCTGGATTGGCAGAAATTCAGGGGCTTACGGCAGCCCTGGATGCCCAGATTACGGCCTGGATTGCCAATTTACCTCAATGGTTGGGTTGGCTGAGTTGGTTGGGAGAACTGTTGGGGGGCCTGTTGCAAGGCATCCTGGTGGTGGGGTTGTTCCTGGCGACGGGGTTGTTGTTGGTGCAGTTTGGGGCGATTCTGGGTTCTCCCTGGTATGGGCAGTTATCGGAGGAGTTGGAGAAGTTAAAGACGGGGAAAGTCACCACCTACGAACAGGGGCTGTTGGTGATTTTTAAGGATATCTGGCGTGCGTTAGCGTTTGAGGTGAAGAAACTTATCTTGGCGTTGGGGTTGGGGATACTCTTGTTTTTGGCGAACTGGGTTCCGGGGTTGGGAACGTTGGTGGCTGGCCTTGGTGGGGTGGCGATCGCGGCCCTGATTGTCTGTTTGGATTTCCTCGATGCTCCCCTCGAACGTCGCCGCCTCCGCTTTCGGGATAAGCTCAAGATTGCTTTAGGGGGACTTCCGGCAACGGCTACGTTTAGCTTGGTGTCGTTGTTTCTGGTGAGTATTCCTTTTGTGAATCTGTTGGCGGTTCCGGTGTGTGTGGCGGCGGGAACGCTGTTGTTCTGCGATCGCATTTATCCCAGACGTTTTGCGGATCAAGAGGAGGATACTCCTTCTGGAGAGGAGTTAGAGGCGGCTCAGAGTAAGGCTAAGGGGAGAGGGGGAACCACAGAGTCACAGAGGACACAGAGGTAG
- a CDS encoding pyridoxamine 5'-phosphate oxidase family protein — MGLAPWKPHLAAALHRNRSLIYARYLQLATVRPDGTPANRTVVFRGFAEGDRLQIITDRRSAKMQEIAENCQAEACWYFPKTREQFRLGGSLISVSAASDDEELQRLRSHLWQQISDNARSSFAWPEPGCDRAPLEAFQVSPPNPKTPLESFTLLLLEPIRVDWLQLRGEPQNRHLYQRNNDGSWSQQELNP; from the coding sequence ATGGGTCTGGCTCCTTGGAAACCTCATCTAGCGGCTGCTTTACACCGCAACCGCAGTCTAATCTATGCCCGCTATTTGCAACTGGCGACAGTACGTCCTGATGGGACTCCGGCGAACCGAACGGTGGTGTTTCGCGGCTTTGCCGAGGGCGATCGCCTGCAAATCATTACCGATCGCCGCAGTGCCAAGATGCAGGAAATTGCAGAAAATTGCCAGGCCGAAGCCTGTTGGTATTTCCCCAAAACTCGGGAACAGTTCCGCCTAGGAGGTTCCTTAATTTCGGTATCAGCCGCATCTGACGATGAGGAGTTACAACGGTTGCGATCGCACCTCTGGCAACAGATTTCCGACAATGCTCGTTCCAGTTTCGCCTGGCCCGAACCGGGGTGCGATCGCGCTCCCCTAGAAGCCTTCCAAGTCTCTCCCCCCAATCCCAAAACCCCCCTAGAGAGTTTTACCCTCCTCCTACTCGAACCCATCCGCGTCGATTGGCTACAACTGCGAGGCGAACCCCAAAATCGCCATCTCTATCAACGCAACAATGATGGCAGTTGGAGTCAGCAAGAACTCAACCCCTAA